The Dermacentor silvarum isolate Dsil-2018 chromosome 11, BIME_Dsil_1.4, whole genome shotgun sequence region CCACACGGAATAACCGTAGTGAAAATTGGACAGGGAAAGCGCGGCCCACGGTCTTCTTGCTGAAGGGTTGCGATCGAGAAGCTTGTTAGCAACTCGTCAGGCATGTCACCTTTCAACTATACGCAACTTAACACATAATCCTGCAGATTTACCTAACAGTGCCGGGCACCAGAATTAACTGCACATTAAATAAATCACGCTTTTTGTGTTTTATTAGTAAAGTCTGCTTTCATAAAAAGCAGTTAAATgtagtaattatatatatatatatatatatatatagagagagagagagagagagagtgagaggtGAACTACATGATGCGACCTGAGCCTCCAGGCGTCGCTACCACACATCAGATATACTTCCGGGGCCCCTGGCTCTACGAGTGCAGAAGCCATGGACAGCTAACACATCGAGCCACTCGTAGCCGCTCACCATCGCTCCATGCGGGAGCAGTGAtccccgtcacacacgctggtaccATGGACTGACCTCAGTAACTGACGCCGCGGACGAGCGTAGCCCTCCCCGCCATTCATCATGCTAAATCACCGTTTAGGTCTTGAAAATTGTGATTCCCCTGGCCGTTGTGCGACAAATCGGCGTGGCGAAACCGAAACTATGAGGCTGAGCGCGCGCAGCCACGCCCTCCAGCAGGCTTCACTCAGCGGCGGAAAGTCAACGTCTGCAACGATATCCGCGATATCAACGCACGGCAAAACGCAGGCACATACATAGATCATGGATAAGTTCGAACTTGGCCTATTTGCCATCCATCTGCACTGGCATGCATCGCAGTGATCAAGTGATATTGTCATCCAAAGCGTGGAGCGGCGTTGCTCGTCCCCGGCGCGCGGATGCGTTGATTGTCCGAGCACAAGACAACATTTCAGAGCTGTCACGAGGCTGATGTGAAATACAGTGCAAGTGGTGCAAGCGTGCAGGTATATGCGCAGTAATAATGAACGAGATATGAATTGATGATTCACGACTCTTGGAGTGTTGTGTACTGTTTGAaggaaacccgccgtggttgcttagtggctatggtgtcgggctgctaagcacgaggtcgcggggttgaatcccgaccacggcggccgcatgtcgatgggggcgaaatgcgaaaacacccatgttcttagatttaggtgcacgttaaagaacccaaggtggtcgaaattattccggagtccctccactgcggcgtgcctcataatcagatcgtggtttttgcgcgtaaaaccccataatttgttttGTTTGACGGACGCCATTTCCGTTACTTGTGGCGGGAGTAGATCCCTGATCTGTCACTTGACTAAGGCTTCAAGTTCCCGAACGCGAGGACAGTTTCGAACCCCCCACTGATTATTGGAGAACATCGTTGCATTTATGGAACTATAGATCCAGTTGTTTGAAAACGAGTAAAAACGTTTTGTtatagtttttttgttttgttttttaatttcGGAAGGGAAGGCACACTGCTGATCTTGATGGTGCCTTCCTTATTCATACAAACGCTCGATCAGCTGAAGTGGTGTTTCTGTTTGCAGCCACGTAAGCAGTGATCACTTCAAATTTTTCTCAACAGTCAAAATTCGGCCTCATAGTGCAACTATATCGCCATAAATAACCACCTCCCAAAACATCCTACCGACGCATTGTTGGATAGCAACGGAGTTGGTTTTTACCCGGTGCGCGCGAACGTGGCCCACACTTGGATCATGGTCCGTGACCAGGCCTTGTCCAGATCGCTGGACACCACGTCGGGCCTCAGCGGCATGCCGAACACGAGTTCCATGTCTTCGAAGTGGACGGCTGCGGTCTCGCTGAGCCAGCTGGAGTAACTGGGGCGGTAGCCGAGCACATACACGTACACCCGGTTGTGCCAAGCGTACAGCTGTTCGGCGAGCTCGGACATTGGGCACACTTCCTGCGAATTACAAGCAAACTGGCTGAAGGACACTAGGAATATTTATAAATATACTACAAGTACTGAATGACTTTCGTAGTACTGACACGACATTATCGatgtttcgttttgtttttctggTCCTGGACCTCGAGATCCTcctatacattatatatatataccccgcacctccaccaaatatgttacgTATAAAGATTCACGGAAATGACTATATACAGGTATGCTTACAAGTTACAAGCGCATATGAATGTAGCTCTGCCCAGAACGAACAGCCCGTGCCAGGTTAAAACGTCGTCTTTTCCGTCCTCTGAGTCATGACAGGCTTGCTCTTGGTCACTGAAATATTTTCCGTAGCAATATGCACAAACAAGGACAGcgtagggaaaattacttgtacttactaaatgaattaaataaatgatagaTCCAATGAAAATGAAGGtcgatgaaaaaacaacttgctgcaggtggggaacgatctcaTGTCTTCGCATCGACCACCTTCCGCGTGATaacgcagaaggtggtcacgaGGGAGCAGAAAATCGTGACGTTTTGACCTTCGCTATGGATAGATAGGACTCATGCCAAAAGGCGCGTCGATTTTGATAGGTGGACTATTTACCAGGACGTCCCCAACGGCCTCCTGGTAGAGTCTGGGTCCGGAGACCGGGCTCAGCCTGATACCCGCggcttgctgccagcgctcgaGCTGCATGCGACCTCGCCGGACGCCCGATTCGTTCTTCCAGCGCCGGGACTCCTTGTGGCCCAGTAGCAGGGCGGCAATCTGCTGGGGGTCGCCCGAGCCTGTATGGCGCTGCTCGACGAACCACGGGTAGGCGCCCTCGCAGGTCACGCGACCCAGCAGGAATTGCTTCCCCTGGGGACCGGTCGCCTGCAAGGTGACGCATTGATGTATGCGGCTTGTTCGTGCCCGAACACTTTATAGAGCTTTTTCGGTATCCCATTTAGTTCAATTTCAAACGTTATTCCGTACCATCCACGGAGGAATGAAGACCCAATAGGCGGGGAGCATATATGGGTGACAGTAAACAGCGCGAAAAACGAAAACACGGGGACGAAAAGCAGCCAGACGGGACAAGCGCTGAAGATAGGAGGGCGCTTGTCCCGTCTGGTTGCctttcgtccccgtgtttctttcGGGCTGTTTACTGTTAGCACCAATAACCGACTAGTCCAGGTAGCCACCTTGCTGAGCATATAAGATTCCATGGTCAGGAGCGGGACCAGATGAACAAGGACACAAAGGCCGTCAAGGAAGACAAGAATACAGAAGACAGGTGGTCGAATATGGCATCTCGGTGATCGTAATATATCCTCGAAGGCTCCCAGCTTTCGGGCACTTCTACGTTAGTTATTACAGTTCACGAAATACCGAAACaccagagagacagacagacacggaAGCCCTGGTGGTGCAATTTCGTGATGATGACGTCAACTtgagcatcatcatcagcctatttttaatGCTATAGATTAGCATTATTTGGGAATTTACcccagtttgcggtatgtctCTGTGTCTCTATGTGTCTCTGTCCGCGCCTTCcactttcccgccaacttgggtagGTGGTCCATGGTCGAATGAGTAGAGCAGCGGACTGCTGTGCAAGGAGAATCGGGTTCAAAACCAATCGTCGGCCCAACTTTGGTCGCTGGACACTTAACTCTGGGTATGTGAAGCTATTCAATGAATCTCTCTGAcgtcaacttgggccactgggtatctGCCTCTGTGTATGTTCCGTTCTTTTAAAGGGAAGTTTTATATGTtcaggcgaaatcgtatatggctaggcgaaatcgcccgtgtacagaaaactatcatcattagcattggctcgagcgtcgtcgtcgtcttccgcagctggttcgttggcgcccctagggttgcactcgtgctcgttcgtcgtcgtcttcttccacagctggctgcgttgccgctcatcattccagcgtagaatttcacttctctactgccgccgtaatggggaggccgcgtttacgggggtatgagccattcattgtcttacgtgacggacatatttaatttcgaagcaatttaatttgCTGCTATAACCACGCCACCGAGTAAATTCTAGACATCTAACGCAAGCGacagcggcggactgcgggcataccctcagtgacgtcgttctctccgccgcagccgaacgtgtgtgtaacctcataattgagaaatactttaatgaaccctcgggattaacccagtgataaacaacggggccgcacgtttcagcttcgctggttataaCCATCTTCATGGAGCGGAAATAGGGCCGACGAATTTGATAACAATCATCATATAAACATCAACAATTACCCAAGAACCATAAGATGaattgctaatagcattaaagtGGCCAATCATCTCTAAAGGATGGATGCACCGCCAattttttgtgtccactgcaagacgaagggcattctcccagcgatctccattcacccctgtcttgcgctagctgattccctaATTTCATCGCACCATTCACCTAATtctcttccgtcctcgactgcgcttcccttctcttggcgccCATTATAAAACTCCGAGAGACcacctacgcattacgtggcctgcccagctccattttcccctcctaatgtcaactagaatatcggctactccCGTTTGCTCTCTAGCCCACACCGCTaacttccggtctcttaacgttacgccttacatttttcgttccattgtgcggtccttaacttgttctcgagcttctttgttaacctcaaagtttctgtcccatatgtcaacaccggtagaatgcaatgattgtcaggatttggtaatttctgccgtatgcactccaacccaattttattctgtaaatttccgtctcatgatGGGGGTCCGCAGtaagtaattgacttagataaacgtaccctTGTTTAAATGTCTTAAATGTAAGAAAGCAGCGGCGGCACCGCTGCCGCCCAGTTTAACAAGCATATACGCCAAGAGACTTGCTATACATTTAAGAAATGAATTTTTGTAATGGTACACGTGTTGGGGGAGAGGAACAGCTGATACGTGCCATCTCGGCTTCGCTCTCGTACCTGGGCAGACGTGTTCCGCGCCTCCAGTGGCTGAGGTCTGGGCAGTGGCTCCCTCCCGAAGACGGGCACGAAACTGGGCGCCATTGGACTTCGGGCGATCGCATCCACGTGCGCCCTCTGGAGGCAGCCGAGCGTGACCTCGGACGATATGTCGCCGGGGCAACGCAGGCTGGCGATCAGCTGACGGGCTCCTTCTACGTTCTGTCCTTCGTAGCTGCGCGAGCGACGGTGTATATTGTCGAACATCAATTAACATGTGTTCAaggttattaaggcgaaagtcttatatgtctcatcattcagtcgaccttgaaagtccttgagcgaaaacgcgtcgactaCACGAAAGATACAAAaagggagtcgaacccacgacctttggtgttaaggcgaagttaattgagACACAGTTAATTTAATAGAGTCAATTAAggcagtcgaacccacgacctatgGTTcataattagggcgaagttaattaaggcagagttaaATAAGGTTTCGAATCCGCCCGGTACCCGATAAGTTCtagaagataaaaaaaatggcGAGCGGGGTACAAAGGCTATAGTATAGCCTTTGTACGAAGGCTACATATATAGCCATGCACCCAGCGCCACAAGTTCACTGGGTGTATGTGCCGATTTTCAATGAATGACTTTcgcgccaacgctttagcgaactCCGGCATGAACAcaccgggtatgtgccgctcttcaacgaacctttcGCCAACTTGGGCGTGAccctgggtgtgcggcaagcgaggaaaCAATTCTCAGGGTTCGCACGCACTGGCACGCCACGATTCCCGTCACGGAGGCCCCGCGTGGACTTCGCGGCAGCGTCACTAGACGGCGCATGTATCACGTATTGCACCGGGGCCTTCGTCTCACCTGTGGAAGGGTCCTCCGCTCTGCAGTATGAAGCGATCCACGTTCTGCGTCCAGAACGTCGTGTCTCCGCTGAACAGGTGGTAGCCCAGGGACGTCGCGCCGGCGTCGTGACCCGCCAGCACCAGGTGCAACGCGCTGCCGCCGAAGGAGTCGATGTTGGCTCGCGTCCATTCGAGCGCCAGCCGTTGGTCGTGCAGGCCCAGGTTTCCGGGAAGACTCGTCCCCACACGACTGCTCAGAAAGCCCAGCGGCCCCACGCGGTAGTTCGGCACGACCACGACCAGGTTGCCCAGGGCAGACAGGTATCGGCCGTCGTAAAGCTGCACGTTATGCGCAAGAGTGGTTACCTAGCATCAAATTGCTGTACTAATAGTTTTGAAGACAGATGCAAGTGATATTTCTGGAACGAGCTACGCATGAAAGAGCTACGCATGTGGGTAGAGCTAGCTGCGACATCGTCTCCGAAATCTCCGGTGCGGCGCGTTGCTGCACACCGGAGATCTCAGAGGCCTGTTCTCACGAGTCGCGCCCCTCTCGCTATATGCCAACGTGATGGTGCTGCCAAAGTGATGGTGCTGGTGCTATATGCCGAGAGAAAGGGTGCTGGAGACGGCTACATCCAGTTTGCCAACAGTTCTAGTTTATCAGATTTATCAAAATGAATTGAACCGCGTGTTGCCCCCTGTCGTGCTGTTACCGTGCGAACGTGCCTCGAAGTTATTCCCGCCGTTCTGGAAGGCCGCCCCGTACAGGAAGAAGAGGACGGTTCGAAGCTCGCACGCCTCCTGTTCTTTGGTGGAACCGCAGCTCGAAGGCGGCGTCCAGATGTTGAGATGCAGGCAGTCCTCGCTGGCGTTGCTGGTGCTGACGAGCTGGTGGCCCAGGTAGAAGTCCTGCTGCGGACAGGGTGGCCGCTTGATCCAAGTGTCCAGAGTCCACCCTCGCTGGTCTTTCTGCGGCAAACCGACAAAGcctgtttttacagcgaaagctgtatatggctaggcgaaacgaaagaccgttcgtcccatgtttctctaaacgtctcaattggctgcgccgtcagttacgtcgttctctacgtcgcacccaagcgcgcgcgccattggcagcgccgttagtgacgtcgttattTGAAGCTGCGTGGGCGTACTGGGACACTTATACGCATGCAGGTGCAATGCCAGTCTAACATATATCTACCTTCGTGCTGTGGCTGAGCCGTACAAACGGATACATACGTACAGCTTAACGCATATGCAATGTCAAAAGTTTACGGGGTGCGAAATATGAGAAAAAAGGCATTCTATTTCCTGAGCTTGAGCACGCAGCTTAAATTTCGAATGCGATATACATGCGATATAGTGCACGCGCGACCAACATAACGTTGTAGTATACTGTTTTAATGACTGCAGGATAAAACTGGGCCGAACTGTTTCGCTGAATCTGCATCCCGCATACTTTTGCCCGTGTCTTTGTCTAATGTCGTGGACAGATGACAAGTGGTGAAATTGAAGGCGATAGCTCAACCTAGAACGATCTGGTAGAACCACATTGCTCACCGAATTTATATTTGGAGGGAATGGGGGCATATTAGGGGAGGTTTGCGGGAAAACATTAAGGTACGGTTTTTAATTAAATTGCGGTCTAAAAAATGTACCTAAACTTTAGTTCCCGGACTGTTTAGAGGGGTCATATGAAACGCTTACGAAGTTTATCGGTGTAGATTGTCTTTGATATGGGAAAAATTATCACTTTGACAGTGTGATACACTGTCGGCTTTGTGCTTCTCTTTATTTAGTAGAGGGAGAACTTGGTCATAAAGTTGAAATATTTAACGTTTGTGCGTGTTTCTTCTGTCAGTTGCATTTGTCTGAAATTCACACATCGCCTTCTTTTGATCACTGCATATGTTTCGCGCTAATTTTGGATAAACAGTGCCACTCATCTAGGCCTAATATGAGGGTTTAATATGTACGTTCATCGGGGTGCATTTTGAATGAAAAGGAAGCTCTACCTCCGGAGCTCATATCTAAATAAAAGACAACGTAGAAATTGTTTTGATCTGGATGAGTAGGAACATTGCGCGAAGCTCGTCAAAATATTACTAAGCTGCTGTACCAGATGTAGTTTACAGAACTGGGATATTTATTTTGGTGCGGAGTTTATATATGAAAGAAATTGTGCATCAATTTGTTTTAAACTGACCAATTTTCGGCAGTTCTCGTAAAAAATTGAAGGCTTAAATTAAAATTGTGCTTCATAAAGCTGGCGGAATTTCTTTTGCTCTTACActcaacaaatttcattaaaatggGTTCAGCGGTTGTTTAatgagacgccgcagtggaggactTCGGTTTAATTTTAGCCgtctggggatctttaacgtgcacataaatccaagtacacgaacgttttttttttttttttttgcatttcgtgtCGCATATGTGGTAAAACAATAGCGTTTAAGTCAACCACTGTTACCCGATGCCCTTAATGATTGAAATAAGCTGTAGATAACACAGTATACTGGAAACACGAAGAATATGAAGGGCTCGTTGTTTCTCATTACAAGCGTTAATATGCATTAGTTATAGCTTTCTGTGTTATGCTGTTTGTTGTTTTCTTCACTGTAACCTATTGTTTTCTGTATTCTAGTTTGTAACCTTTTCATTTAAAATTTTTGCTAGTATCCTTTTCATGCTCCTTATTTTATGGCATTTTTTATTGTTCATTGCTCCTCCCTTATGTAATGACCTGCGGGGGATATTAAGGCTACAAATGATGGATGGTGATGATTTCGAAACGAAAACTTGGGAgaagcttaagcttcgtctttaagagtagaacatgatagcattcaaagtccctgactgcttttcacgcttcccggcaactgcagcttacgcaaccgtgatctttaccgggaaacgcttgcggcgaacgctaagcacgaaggcgagctttccgattcttttcttgcttttccccgcacggccggcgccgccgctgccgcggatgcgccgagccgagcaccatctggtggtgctgcaaggaaccgagcggcgcGCGCCGTGCTGTGATTAGTAGAAAATTCTCGCGCACGGtcaacgccgcattttctgcgttacggggcccttaaagctatcgcttGAAAATCGGAAATGACCCCAACGGCAGCACATGTTATCCAGGGATAGGAGACTTGCCCCAACCAGCGTGGCCAGGGGCTGCGGCGGTTTGAAGCGCAATTCCCCCCGGGGCGCCGTTGCGAACGGGACGCCCAGGAAAGCGAGTACTGTCCATTGGCGATCCTGGTCGCTGACCACGAGCCGCTGTCCGCGCACTGCGCCGAAGAGGCCGCTGACCACTGGACCGTCGCGTGGGAAATTGTTCCCCACCATGGCCACTGCGGTCGTCGCGATAATCACTAGCGTCAGGCCGGCTACCGTGAGCAGCAGGATCTTCGTCTTAGGGCCACAGATGCACGTACGCCTGCGGGCGACACGATTGATTCGATTATGTACTGCGTCACAAAGCAACACTGGAGATATGCGAGACGCTGTACAGTGGAAGGCAATCGGGCCACTTTAGGCCGCCTGGAGTTCTTTAGCGTGTACATGAATCTTAGTAcaccagcgtttttgcatttcgtccctcACCGAAAAACGGCCGTTCGGGCGAGAACTTCAATGCGGCGTCCGGTATACCTTTGTCTTTCGACCTTGGGTCTTTTCTGGCGCACCAAGGCTGTTTTCTCAGTTAAAGTGGCCCCCTTTTTTGTATTGTAGCAAGATGATTTACTAATACAACCGAaatgcttattttttttctctttcgcgtCTCGTTAAAGCAGCTGGAATTATTCGATAATGTGAAGATTACAACTAGCGTAGCTTTATTCATTAAACGAACAACGAGGAGCTCACTTTTCCGCCTTGTTAGGGCTCTGCGTGGATAGTTTCTTAGACGGATCCGCAATGCCGGCTGCTGCCTCAGAGGTGCCGGAAGTTGGCTTCCCGCCTTCCTCTTGTCCTCCGCCATCTTTCTCGGATCGAAGAGGTCCCTTGGCGGCGGAACTTCGACGTTCCTCGTCTCTCGATTTCGCAGTCTCAGCGCCAGTTGTCActaattgaatgaatgaatgaatgaatgaatgaatgaatgaatgaattaatgaatgaatgaatgaatgaatgaatgaatgaatgaagttaGCTGCCTCGTTCTTCAAAGCGCACTCACACAACGAACCACACACACATAAGGTAGGAGCCGATAATTTGAGCACACATTCGACTGCTTGTAAAGGGACTGGGACGCAGTCGATGATTACTGGGAAAGGTAAGTATAAGATATTACAAAACTGTATCGCGAGATTTGTGTGGCGTTTTGTTTGTCCTCGTTCTTGCACTGCAAGCCTAGCGGTCTGCACGAACCTCACCCAAGTATAACGCACCCCTGGAAAGCCGGACACCTGGCTGGGGGGCTGCTTGTACCCCTATTACGGCTCCGACCGTGGGGACTGAACCGCGCACGTCCCGCAGTTGAGCTGGGCGTCCTACGCACTGGGCCACGGCTGTGGTAAAGTCGACGGGATTTGCCTGACGCTGGCTCCTTTCCCAGGACAATTCACCCCTAAAAGAAAGCCGAGTGTCGGGccggtgggtaaccggcggcAACGCGCATGGTTTTGAACCTACGACATCCCGCCGCAGCCGAGGTGGACACTCACCCACGAGGCCACGACTGTGGTCACCACCCAAACACCAGCAAACACCACGGTTAATTTAGTAAAGCTCAGTGAGCGCATTCTGAATTAGCGATTGCCTGAGACTCTGTAGGAGGTAACCGCGTTTACGAAACCTCGGTTCAGAGTTGGTATGTCAGCTGAACTGCAGTGATGGCTAGGCCTAAATTCCGCTCTGCTGGAGTGACGATCGCAGTACACTCTGGTAGCTGTACAGCTGACGAACGCCATAGCGTATTCCACAAAAAAATTACTAGTTGAAACCCTGGCATTAATGTTACGGGAGCTGGAAGTAGGGTAAATCGGAGAGCACGAAAACAGCTTGATGACTTTGCAAGTTGATAATTTTCAACAAAATGTTGCGAATGCATGTAATCATAATTATCATACTGGCTGAACCATCCATGCTCTCAGCTCTCATGGGTACTATCGTCACAGTGAATTCCCTCTAGCATTTTCTGTAGGAAGCtctatacaggatgtcccaactatcaggcaccaagatttaaaagtatgcaaacgccacgtagctgcacagaatcaaggtaatgctgtttgccgtcacttggagatact contains the following coding sequences:
- the LOC125941378 gene encoding acetylcholinesterase-like, translated to MQLERWQQAAGIRLSPVSGPRLYQEAVGDVLEVCPMSELAEQLYAWHNRVYVYVLGYRPSYSSWLSETAAVHFEDMELVFGMPLRPDVVSSDLDKAWSRTMIQVWATFARTGKPPAVNNLSWPRYDSTMHTIMKLGPHIITEQGETKRKRCNLLRDTSLPH
- the LOC125941343 gene encoding bile salt-activated lipase-like, whose amino-acid sequence is MPPFPPNINSALSVCRRKTSEGGLWTLGSSGHPVRSRTSTWATSSSAPATPARTACISTSGRRLRAAVPPKNRRRASFEPSSSSCTGRPSRTAGITSRHVRTLYDGRYLSALGNLVVVVPNYRVGPLGFLSSRVGTSLPGNLGLHDQRLALEWTRANIDSFGGSALHLVLAGHDAGATSLGYHLFSGDTTFWTQNVDRFILQSGGPFHSYEGQNVEGARQLIASLRCPGDISSEVTLGCLQRAHVDAIARSPMAPSFVPVFGREPLPRPQPLEARNTSAQVRERSRDGTYQLFLSPNTCTITKIHFLNV